The genomic DNA CAACTGGTGTACACCAGTCGCCTCTTTCTTGTCTTGCGTAATAATCTTGCGCACCTTGGCTTTCAAATTCTGAATTTCCAAGGCAATTTCTTTATAGGCATCGTCCGAAACGCTAAACGTGAACGTTCCCATGTCCGACGGATTATCGTCATCAGCAAGCAGCGCCTGCTTCGAAAGTTCAAAGCACTGCAACTGGTATTGACGCACCAAGTCATTATTGTTATAAGCACCGCTACTCACCGAATCACGCGAGCTTTTCCAGAAGCCGTCTTCGTTCTTGCGCACAAAGCCAATGCGTTCTAGCAGTTCGAGCGAACGTTTCAAAGTTCCCACGGAGACCTTCGGGAAAATGCGCTTCTGGATCGGTTCAAGGTCATCCGAAACATCCATCACATCTAGCGCCGTAAACAACACGCTATTATACCAGTGGTTGTAATACTCGTAAGCATCTTCATTCAAGATGTGGTGCGGATCCGGATGTTGCTTGATGAGCTCATCAAAAAACGCATTGCGTTCCGTTGTCGTTTTCGCTTGGTCAAAATTCACCATCGTTTCAAAGTACTTGGCTTCTTTTTTGTTGAGTCCAAGAACTTCCACGAACTTGGGAATCATGCGCCCAGTAAGCTTTTTTCCTTTGACAATATCGTTGTAGTAACTGCGAGTCTTGGGGAGCCCCAACAAAGCGCAAGCTCCCGCCCTGGTAAATT from Fibrobacter sp. UWB13 includes the following:
- a CDS encoding TIGR02147 family protein, whose translation is MDKFVDIFQFTHFRKYLDEYQAARVQTDPEFTRAGACALLGLPKTRSYYNDIVKGKKLTGRMIPKFVEVLGLNKKEAKYFETMVNFDQAKTTTERNAFFDELIKQHPDPHHILNEDAYEYYNHWYNSVLFTALDVMDVSDDLEPIQKRIFPKVSVGTLKRSLELLERIGFVRKNEDGFWKSSRDSVSSGAYNNNDLVRQYQLQCFELSKQALLADDDNPSDMGTFTFSVSDDAYKEIALEIQNLKAKVRKIITQDKKEATGVHQLNIHLFTNLKK